ACTGGCCACATATTAGACATTTGGGGTTATATGTTTTCTTGAATAATAGGAACATGTGTCATCCATATAGTATACACCAAGTAAACCTAGAGAAAATGAAAATGAATGTTGTTAAAAACAAGTTGTGGAGATGAGGAGAGCTGTACCTACCTATTTCCTTCATTGGCTTGTTGCTCCAATTCCTCTGAAGTCATTTGAACAAACTCCTTGACGATGGCGTTGAGTAGCCTTCGGGCTTCATAGTCAGTTAGCGTGACTTGGTCTGTCATGGACTCTAAACCAGTTCTGAAAACACATAGGCGATTAGGTTGATCACTTGATGAACTGCACCAGCACTGGGTTAAAAATAGTATGACGTAGGTTATGTGAGTTTGCTCCAGCTAAAAGCCATTGACTCATGCTTTAAGGGATACGAGCCAAACTCAAAACAATCTGCTAAAAGTGTTCCTTTTAAAAAGCTGACAGGTAGCCAACTTAGAGCTTTATGACAAAATCAATATTGTAGTAAGAATGGTGACCAAAGTCTCTCTATCCGGAATATTGAACACCCATGCATTCTACAACCATTTGGAAATATTCTACATGCAATAGCAATCATCTTAGCCTATTGCTGTGGCATTAAGTTGGATTGTTTCCAAATGGATAGAAGTGGTTAGGAAGTTATACATAGAATGGCTTTAGGATTCACCGGATTGATTAGATTACGATATCGTAATCCAATTGCATCGTTTTACTGAAAAGAGGGCATTTAATGTAACGTAATGTATGGATTTCTGTAATCACATCATGTTATCTGAAAACAAAATAATCTAAATTAGCATACATAAGATTTATGTTGCTGCCAAGATTCTTTAGAAAATTATCAATGAAATAACAGCAATTACTATTAGAAAGATGGAAGTATCCCAATGGATCTATGGCGTTTCCTTTTGGGATTGCTATAAATGAACATCCCTGTAGTCTATACATACATTTCAGTGACTGACTGGACAttacagtgtgtataatgtgcTTTGATCCTCACCTGGCTGGAGCTGCATGTGAGCTGTACATCTGACAAATGACCAGGAAATAGGCAATGAGGAGGGCAGAGAGCTTCATCATAACCATGGTCCCTGCTGTAAAACACATTACATCCACAACCACAGAAACTTGGCTTTAAAAACATTCACATTTCTCTCAAAGCAGAATAAAAGAAGCATTTCATCCGGATCAAAACAAACATTTTTGTATGTCCCTATACATGATTTATCGCATGTAAGCTCCATCCATCTCAGTTTCAGTTCAGTTGCTCACTGTTCTACTGGGAGTGAAGAAGCTCCCCATCTCACTCTCCCTGTCCCAATGCATTCTCTTCCCTTCTGCGATGAGACAGTCCTACCAAAGTCCCTAGTTCCCTGCTATCAGAGAGAGCCATCTAGTCTCAATGCTCCCCTCTAACTGAAGAGAAGAGCTGGGCTTGGAGACACAGTACCAGACATTGAGGAGGAAGGCATTAGTGATACTATCTAGATTAGGAGTTGGAgccccagccagccaaccagccagtggCTCCCACAGGAGCCCATGCATTAGTGGAATGAGCTGTAGTCTAAACCCAGCTGTAGTCTAAACTCACAATCACCTCATCTACCCTTGAAAAGCCATCTAAACTGCATTTCTCAGCAGCATCTCACAGAGGGTCAACAGCCTAGGCAAAGTTTATGCCACCTCATTCTGTCCCCTCTATCATCATTGGAACACTGCAGATTTAGCAGAATATCTAATAGCCACAGAAATGACATCCCATCCATGCTAACCCAATGCATCATGTACACAGAAAAGTGGTTGAAATTCTCTGCTTACCGTGATTGGTTGTTTTCGTGGACGAAGATGGAATGAGTTGAGGTACTTCAAGTTTTAGACCAACTTGTGAATCTGTTGCACCCTGCTACAATGCCCTGTCTTATATATCTACCACTTGGGTTTCTGTACTGACTAAGTAGTTGTTTAATTATCTCATTTTAGCCAATCAGAGCGTTCAGCCCCATCCACTAGCCAATCAGGTACCGTCCAGCGGTTACGACAAACCAGTAAAGACGATAGAACACAAATGACGTCATCGTTCTGTCACAAAATGCTCCATTCACAAAAATCTGCCAGTCATTTGCACCATCATAATTTCCATTGAGGACAGGGCCAAATCAGACTGGCAGATACTGAAATCATCCCAAAATAGTTCTAAATATTTTGAAGGTCCCGACAATGTTCCATTGCTTTGTGTTTTTGAGACATCAAGAGAATAAGACATCCTCGTTGGACTTGCTGGCAGAGCCACCTACTGTACAAACAGACACACTGCAGCTCTCCAACTCTTGAGACACATTTGTTGTGTACTACACCGTGCTTTGttttcccaactccggtcctccagttatccaacagcacacatttttgttgtagccccggacaaaaacacctgattcaacttgccaagggcttgatgattagttgacaagtagaatcaggtgtgcttgtcctgggccacaacaaaaatatgtactgttgggggtactcgaggaccggAGATGGGAAACGCTGTACTACAGAATTATCAGGCAACGATCATGTGTTGTTATATTAATGTAAAATATACATGTTTAGGTTATTTGATAACAATTGTTATAATATTTTAATTGATGATATTGAAACATAATTGTTGAGTTGGTCAGGCTGCTTAATTTTGATTACCAGAATTACCAGATTATCAGAATATACAGCATTCTTAGGACTTTTCTACATCCAAAAATTGATGACATGTGTAACATTTTAGACATTATAAATTCAAAGATATTGGCAGTTTAAACTAGCTCTGTGAAATGCTTGGACATTAGTCTTGTGGTATTTTTGGAACAATGACATAGTTAATACTTCATATTCCATAATCAATTCCCATCCCCTTCCCCATACAGCACACTACTGACTCCTCATTGAACTGCTCTTTTCAGGGAATCAATGGTGTGGCTGAGAGTAGTCGGCCCAATTTCTCAGACCCAATTACAGAGCTGTTGGTCTCTGGGCATCATCTTGTTCCCCTTACTTTACATTATTGGGTAAGCTATTGTAAAGCATCCTGCCCAAGAGTCTTCTTTTGCGTCACGGAGGAACCCCATTAGTGTGGATGAGGCTTTTAGTGCTATTGAACAGAGTGCGGGTCCTATGACGGAGCCACTAAATCAGGGAAATTGGACAGAGCCGGGGTCCACCCCCCTCGGTGCTCCCGGAGACGTCGGAAACTGCGGTTGTGTAGGCGTACAGGCTTGCCTGACTATAATGAATTGCCACTTCCGAATAAAGGCCTGACTATATGTGAACAGATGCAGCATGACCACATATCTATGGATCGTCTCAGTCCCTACCTCAACTTTCTGTTCCCCGTTTCTAACTTTCAATTCAATAGAGTAACCTTTCCAATCTATTTTGGTCAGAGCATCTCACGGTGCATCAACCTGGTGTAAGTTATATCAGGAGACAGATAATCATTGTCCTATctgaacagagagggagggaacacTGACATGTGACATGTGACATGATGCACTGTACTGTAAATAAGCTTAGCTGTATCTATTGAAAGGGTGTTGAGATGACAGAAACACATTCATTATCCCTGccaaatcaataccacactatggTATTGGAATACAATATCAATGCCAAAATAGGAAAGATAATTTCAATGTCAAAGAATGAGACTGTATCATATGTGTCTGAATGCAAACATGAATGGCACTCAATGCATACTGTAGGGCAGGCTAAGCATCTCCCACAAAAAGTAGGGAATTGACAGAATGTTTGATTACATGGAATAAAGACTGGAGTGTGACACAAGCTTCCGCCACTTGATGCTCTCCATTGAAGGTTTGACCACCTGGAGACTGTGGTGACACAGGGATTACAGACTTAAACATGTACACTTGACCTGGCTATCCTGTCAGGGCTTCGCTAGGGAATCGGATGGATGTTATCTAGAATCCACTTTGAAATGCAACTTACCTCATCTCTGGCGGAAACAAGAAAGTTTGCACTGTGCATCCTTGCTGGGACATTAAGGAAATGAGATGTAATCACAGAGCCTAGGTTACTCATCAATCAGAGCTCTGGATGCAGGATGCTGCCACCTCTCTGACCTGGCCTGGCCATGGcagctttctctctctgcatgggGCTGGGCTCTCCTGTGGCATAATGAGGAGAACCCAGTTAAATGCCTGTGCTAAAATTATACTTGTGAGAACCAAACAGCAGATTTTTATATTTGTATTAATAATATTTAGATCTATGAAATTACATTATTGTTTGTGTCATTGTGAGTCATGGGTGCATAGTCCTATGGGAGTAGCTGACTAGAGCTGGGTTGTGCACAATAGAAGACAATAGAAGTCAATAGAAGACAACAGAACATAACAGAAGTCAATAGTAAACACTAGAATATAACAGAAGACAATAGAAGTCAATAGAAGACAATATAATATAACAGAATACAATAGAAGACAATGGAACATAACATAATAAAATAGAATACAATAGAAGACAATAGAATATAACAGAAGACATACAACGGGTGGgcctaatcctgaatgctgattggttaaaaccgcttTACCGCTGGTGTCTATTTCACAAGTTACCACCCGCTAAATCTATAACGtttaaatgcctatttactcggttccatctgactgcacaatccactgtctcatcagcccagccaagcaatttataaacttgatctccactataaaaagcatctagacattttctcatatttcttttagactaacatttagttttcaacagcggagagtTGTATAaatcttgctgtctgtctctccaacattTGCAATATTGTTTGGAGAAAACGATCTCAGAATGAGTTTCTGTTTTACACCTAAGTAGTTGCAGTAAATGACAAAACTTAAGGTTGCTGATGTATATAATGGTTGATGAGGTTATATTTAAACATCTGTTAAAAAGATGCTTGAACAGAACATGTCAACATATTTGACGTTGTGCCTACAGTATTCAAGTAGTAAGGCTGATTTCCAGTAAGCACAAGGTCTGTTGGTCAGCCCTTCCCAACACTGTCACAAGTGGACATTTCCATTCAACAGTGAGAACAACTTAATTCAATGATGTCTTTGATTGATCTGTAAAATGCTTCCTGGACAGTTTGTTGTATCTGAGGGGCTGGCAGGAAGTAGAAAAGCAGTTCCTTGAATGTCCTCATTAAGTGGCGATAACAAATCCAAGTCATTGGGCGAGGTCTGGGGAGGCGGGTTTGTTacatttggagaaaaaaataaGCATCTCTGCCAGCTGCCTCAGCAAGAAGGAATGTCTGGCTGGGTAAACAGACATCACTGGTACTAATGAGGAGCAAGTCACCACACACTGAGTGGACAGGCAGTCGATACAGAGGACCTCCAGAATCAACGGGCACACTATTATTTGATCCAGATTtgggcccatattcataaagctGGCATGCTTATTGAATATGAGCCCAAATCTGGATCAAAGGGTCAGTATTGACATAGACAGGAGGTACCTGATTCTGGAtcggcactcctactctgagatgctttataaaTACAGGCCCAGATCTGTGTTTAGGTGTGTGGTTAGTGAACAGGCACCGCTTAATAAATGATCCCATTATACATTTCCTTCATTTCTACCAGTAGCCTATGGACAGAGCATAAAGGTGAGTCAAATCAAACCAGGTCAACTACAACTGGAAGAGGAAAGTTTGTGTAGCATAATGCTTGAGAGGATACCTCTATAAGAGGGTTTCAATTATTCCCATGCTATGTGACTGTGACACCCTAAACCAGTCCTGACCAGTCCTGTCCTGTCTGATGCCACCAGGGAGTGATGTTCTGAATCCACCTCAGACACTGTGCTtctttccaaatggcaccatattccctatatagtgcactacttttaaccagattcctgctcgaaagtagtgcactataagaggaatagggtgccatttgggacctaaCCTGTGCTTCCTTTAGCCATCACAATAGCGCCATGGTGGTTGCAGGAAGGTTTTCGTATACGTTTTAGACCCAGACAGACCCTTTCACGACCTCTACTCCACCTATACTGCTATCTGCAGGGCCTAAGACACACTACTGGAGAAATGTGTGGTATTTCATTGAAATGGCTGAGTATGCTTTCCTTccttgttctgcctgcggctatggaaccctgacctgtccaccggacgtgctacctgtcccagatctgctgttttcaactctctagagacagcaggagcggtagagatactcttaatgatcggctatgaaaagccaactgacatttactcctgattattatttgaccatgctggtcatttatgaacatttgaacatcttggccatgttctgttataatctccacccggcacagccataagaggactggccaaccctcatagcctggttcctctctaggtttcttcctaggttttggcctttctagggagtttttcctagccgccgtgcttctacacctgtattgcttgctgtttggggttttaggctgggtttctgtacagcacttcgagatattagctgatgtacgaagggctatataaaataaacttgatttgatttgattttgattccaCACAACAACGTAACCTGTTGGAGacttgcagtggtggaaaaagtacccaattgtcatacttgagtaaaagtaaagataccttcatagaaagttactcaagtaaaagtgaaagtcacccagtaaaatactacttgagtaaatttctaaaagtatttggttttaaatatacttaagtattaaaagttaatgtaattgctaaaatatacttatgtctcaaaagtagaagtaaaagtataaataatttcaaattccttatattaattaagcaaagcagacggcaccacGGGGATAGCCAACACTcatacattatttacaaaagatgcatttgtgtttagtgagtccgccagaggcggtagggatgaccacatgttctcttgataagtgcatgaattagaAAAATGTTctgtcttgctaagcattcaaaatgtaacgagttctttgggttgtcagggaaaatgtatggagtaaaaagtacaatattttctttaatAATGTAATgttgtaaaagttgtcaaaaatataaatagtaatgtaAACTACAAATACACAAAACAACTActaaagtagtactttaaagtatttttacttaattacTATACACCACTGGAGATGTCCTCAGGTTCTCTCGATGCTCCAAAGGGCTGTGACAAGGTTCATTATAGTGCATAGAGCCACTCAGGAGGTTAATGTAGGAAGAAATGTGCCATATAGCACGAGCATTGCTATTGTAATAATTTGTGATTGTTTTACATGATATGACATAGACATTCTACACATTTGCTTGCAAGTTGGAAATTGTTTGCTTTAATGATTGACTCTAAAGTGGGACACTTGGGGAAAGACAATCATCTTTATATTGTAATACTCTTAATGTACACCCCAGACTACATACTGGTGCTGGTTTAGCCTACCCAAAAAAATACAGCCCAGACAGAATGGCACAATTATGAAGAAAGTGATTGATCTATTCTTGTATCCTACTGATTGTAGGGTGTTCCAACAACACAGTATAGGGTGAAGTTTATATCTTAATGCAACAACACAGTATAGGGTGAAGTTTATATCCTAATGCAACAACACAGTATAGGGTGAAGTTTATATCCTAATGCAACAACACAGTATAGGGTGAAGTTTATATCCTAATGCAACAACACAGTATAGGGCGACGTTTATATCCTAATGCAACAACACAGTATAGGGCGAACTATATATCCTAATGCAGACAAGGACATGTTTTACCCCATGACCTAGGTCTTTTAAAATGGTGTTATAGATTAGGCCTATGTGTTATAACTGTGTTATATCACATGAATTTGAAATAAATATTGTATTTTATTATTATACAGCATTAGGCTATGAGTTATAGAAATAGCTCTCTTGAATCAATCAAACATGAACTTTGCTTTGGCTGCACAATGGCAATTTGTCTAGATATAAGACAGGCTAAACAACACTCACATAGAAAGTATGCTATGACAATGGGATCAGCCAATTTGGACTTAGGGGTAGACGTAACACAGTAAATGAAAAATCCGTATTCcaagacactcaaattagtatgatatgttaggtTCGGTATGGTATCGATTAATTTGTGactgtccatcatccatttcatatgatatgttacgaattacaattcgtatgatatgttactaattgcaattcatacaatatgttacgaatttgcaatacATATGACATGTTATGAATTCCAACTTGTTGTGGATAACTTTAGCTAGGTGGCTATGTGGCTAATGCCAACATTagaagttagggttaaggttaggagttaggttaaaggattTTAAGCTTAGGGTTAAGGGGAAGGGTGAGCTAACATGCTAGTTGAAAAGTAGctaaaaaagtagtaagtagttgcaaagttgccaATTATCTACCCtgacttttgtttttgccttaagtaacattctgtcttatgtaaccataacaAATGTAATATATCATGCTATTTTGAGTGTCTGGGTGTTTCGTTTACTATTATATGTATAGTCTATGAGACCAAGCTGGATCCGCGGTGACAAAATAAAGCTTTAAAGTTACCAACTTGATCTGTGTGGTGCCAGCTGGCCGGCAAGTTATGCTGCATGTCAACAAATGACCAGAAATCATCATTGGGAAATCAAATCCTCAGAAATAGCAGAATCACGATTTGTTGATTGCTAGAATTGATCGAAGGCTGATCAAAGTTCATCGATAGTCACAGCTAAACTGCCAGCCAATCTTAGCCTTGTAGAGGGAGAAGCATCCTATTGGGTAGAGGCAGGGGATAGAAACATGTGCAAGATGATATAGCCCACATAACTCTTTCACAGAGGAGAGCTTAGTCCAGACAGCAAAGTTAGAGATAGAAAAATGGTATTAATTCAGTTATCATCTCTAGTCTCAGAAGTGTCGCATGGACAGGCTTTCTTAGGTCTGTGTAGTTTACTTATTTCCCTGATTGTTCTTTTGCTGATCCGACAGCTTGTGAAGCAGAGGAGACCCCGAGGATTCCCTCCTGGACCGTCACCTATTCCTGTCATAGGGAACATTATGTCTCTAGCAACAGAACCGCACGTCTTTATGAAGAAACAGAGTGAAATCCATGGGCAGGTACGGTACTTAAATTATTGTGTCAAAGTGGCTTGACTAAACCTAGGCATTTTTTTGTGTTGGCTACTTCTGTGCACCCCATGTAGGCTAGTCTGTTTGTTCTCAAACCGGTTTAACTCTTGCGGTTTAGCCTATTGAGTGTTCATTTGTGAATTTTGCATTACAATAGATGTAttttatatagcgcttttcattCCAAAACAGAATCTCAAAGTCGCTTTAATTTCCCTGGTGAAAAAACAGCGAAATAAAATGTCTaatggtgcggcaggtagcctagtggcaagagcattgggctagtaaccgaaaggttgctggatcgaatccccgagttgacaaggtaaaaatctgtcgttctgcccctgaacaaggcagttaacccactgtcccccGGTAGACCGTCAtagtaaataagactttgttaaataaagtttttttttttttaatcatccGGCAGACACATACCATAATTCCTAAGTGTGTCAAAGGTTAGTTAGGGTGGACGCTCCATTCACGTCCCTATGTCTTGCGTCAgcctaaaaaaaagaaaagaaaactgGACAAAGAGGCTCGCTATTCGCAAAATTATGGCAGGCTCCAGCTGCGCTTGCAGGGTTTCTAAGAAATGGCGAAGGTCCGCTTAGTCAGCATGCCTCGGCAAATAGAGTGAGGGCTACTTTCCTATCTCTAGACTAGCCTAATAAAcccagcaaaaaaataaacgtcctcagtgaagagcactttttgccagtcctgtctgatccagtgacagtgggtttgtgcccataggcgacgttgttgccggtaatgtctggtgaggacctgccttacagcaggcctacaaaccctcggtccagcctctctcagcctattgcggacagtctgagaactaatggagggattgtgcgttcctggtgtaactcgggcagttgttgttgccattctgtacctgtcctgcaggtgtgatgttcggatgtaccgatcctgtgcaggtgttgttacacgtggtctgccactgcgaggacgaccagctgtccttcctgtctccctgtagcgctgtcttaggctctCACAGTACAGcaatgcaatttattgccctggccacatctgcagtcctcatgcctccttgcagcatgcctaaggcacgttcacgcagatgtgaagggaccctgggcatctttctttcggtagaaaggcctctttagtgtcctacgttttcataactgaccttaattgcctaccgtctaagctgctagtgtcttaacgactgttccacaggtgcatgttcatgaattgtttatggttcattgaacaagcatgggaaacagtgtttaaaccctttacaaagaagatctgtgaagttatttggatttttacgaattatctttgaaagacagggtcctgaaaaagggatgtttctttttttgctgagtttagataatTTGCAGTTTAGATGTTATGTCATACTGGACTATAGTCTACTTTTTAAAATCCCAAATTAAACAAATTTAGGGAAATATATGGCATATTATTTTGGATGTCTATTTATTCAAGGATTTTATCTCAGATTTTCAGTCTTGATTTGGGAGGCTACTCAGCAGTGGTTCTGAATGGATATGATGCCATCAGAGAATGCCTGTACCACCAGGGTGATGTCTTTTCTGACCGGCCATCGCTGCCTTTATTTATGAAAATGACCAAAATGGGAGGTAAGAAAGTCAGTTATAATGTATTCTGAATATGGACATTATGAcattgttatattgttattacagtgagggaaaaaagtatttgatcccctgctgattttgtacgtttgcccactgacaaagaaatgatcagtctataattttaatggtaggtttatttgaacagtgagagacagaatatcaacaaaaaaatccagaaaaacgcatgtcaaaaatgttatgaattgatttgcattttaatgagggaaataagtatttgacccctctgcaaaacatgacttagtacttggtggcaaaacccttgttggcaatcacagaggtcagacgtttcttgtagttggccaccaggtttgcacacatctcaggagggattttgtcccactcctctttgcagatcttcttcaagtcattaaggtttcgaggctgacgtatggcaactcgaaccttcagctccctccacagattttctatgggattaaggtctggagactggctaggccactccaggaccttaatgtgcttcttcttgagccactcctttgttgccttgaccgtgtgttttgggtcattgtcatgctggaatacccatccacgacccattttcaataccctggctgagggaaggaggttttcacccaagatttgacggtacatggctccgtccatcgtccctttgatgcggtgaagttgtcctgtccctttagcagaaaaacacccccaaagcataatgtttccacctccatgtttgacggtggggatggtttcttggggtcataggcagcattcctcctcctccaaacacggcaagttgggttgatgccaaagaactccattttggtctcatctgaccacaacacgttcacccagttgtcctctgaatcattcagatgttcattggcaaacttcagacgggcatgtatatgtgctttcttgagcagggggaccttgcgggcg
The sequence above is a segment of the Salvelinus alpinus chromosome 33, SLU_Salpinus.1, whole genome shotgun sequence genome. Coding sequences within it:
- the LOC139563125 gene encoding calcitonin-1 isoform X1 — its product is MCFTAGTMVMMKLSALLIAYFLVICQMYSSHAAPARTGLESMTDQVTLTDYEARRLLNAIVKEFVQMTSEELEQQANEGNSLDRPMSKRCSNLSTCVLGKLSQELHKLQTYPRTNTGSGTPGKKRSLPESNRYASYGDSYDGI
- the LOC139563125 gene encoding calcitonin-1 isoform X2, which encodes MVMMKLSALLIAYFLVICQMYSSHAAPARTGLESMTDQVTLTDYEARRLLNAIVKEFVQMTSEELEQQANEGNSLDRPMSKRCSNLSTCVLGKLSQELHKLQTYPRTNTGSGTPGKKRSLPESNRYASYGDSYDGI
- the LOC139563125 gene encoding calcitonin gene-related peptide 1 isoform X4, which translates into the protein MVMMKLSALLIAYFLVICQMYSSHAAPARTGLESMTDQVTLTDYEARRLLNAIVKEFVQMTSEELEQQANEGNSVTAQKRACNTATCVTHRLADFLNRSGGMGNSNFVPTNVGAKAFGRRRRDSPMTAPL
- the LOC139563125 gene encoding calcitonin gene-related peptide 1 isoform X3: MVMMKLSALLIAYFLVICQMYSSHAAPARTGLESMTDQVTLTDYEARRLLNAIVKEFVQMTSEELEQQANEGNSSVTAQKRACNTATCVTHRLADFLNRSGGMGNSNFVPTNVGAKAFGRRRRDSPMTAPL